A window of Rhizobium acidisoli contains these coding sequences:
- the nrdH gene encoding glutaredoxin-like protein NrdH — protein sequence MSVTVYSKPACVQCTATYRALDRLGVDYDIVDISEDAEALDRVRSLGYMQAPVVIAGERHWAGFRPDMISALS from the coding sequence ATGAGCGTTACCGTCTACAGCAAACCCGCCTGCGTCCAATGCACTGCCACCTATCGCGCCCTCGACCGTCTGGGCGTCGATTACGACATCGTCGATATCTCCGAGGATGCCGAAGCGCTCGATCGTGTCCGCAGCCTCGGCTACATGCAGGCGCCGGTCGTGATCGCCGGCGAGCGGCATTGGGCGGGTTTCCGCCCCGATATGATCAGCGCGCTCTCCTGA